The following proteins are co-located in the Spea bombifrons isolate aSpeBom1 chromosome 3, aSpeBom1.2.pri, whole genome shotgun sequence genome:
- the SLC7A14 gene encoding probable cationic amino acid transporter, translating to MTGFLSYMDPRRIPWGATWHAVNARILRTKPVESMLEGAGGSAAHSTKLARVLTTVDLVSLGVGSCVGTGMYVVSGLVAKEMAGPGVIVSFIIAAVASILSGVCYAEFGVRVPKTTGSAYTYSYVTVGEFVAFFIGWNLILEYLIGTAAGASALSSMFDSLANHSISHWIISSVGTLNGLGKGEESYPDLLALVIAVIVTIIVTLGVKNSVGFNNVLNVINLAVWIFIMIAGLFFVNGKNWSEGNFLPHGWSGVLKGAATCFYAFIGFDIIATTGEEAKNPNTSIPYAITASLITCLTAYVSVSVILTLMVPYNMIDSESPLMEMFVAHDFYTAKFIVAIGSVAGLTVSLFGSLFPMPRVIYAMAGDGLLFRFLSHVSSYTETPVVACIVSGFLAALLSLLVSLQDLIEMMSIGTLLAYTLVSVCVLLLRYQPESDIDGFVKFLSEEHTKKKEGILADCEKEACSPMSDGEEFSGPATNTCGAKNLPSLGDNEMLIGKSDKSNYNVNHPNYGTVDMTSGIEADGSENIYLIKLKKLIGPRYYTLRIRLGLPGKMDRPTVATGRTVTICVMLLFILAFIFCSFIIFGADYVYDQVWWAVLLVVFMVLLIFALVFVILQQPENPKKLPYMAPCVPFVPAFAMLVNTYLMLKLSSITWIRFAVWCFVGLLIYFGYGMWNSTLEISAREEVLHQSTYQRYDVDDTFSVDEGYSYAPEGEKTQDWENTESKGYYYQHSAEAQDSAWTNSRSKSKGRHKQDSDALIANDELDYSAE from the exons ATGACCGGGTTCTTGTCGTATATGGACCCAAGGCGGATTCCATGGGGAGCCACATGGCATGCCGTCAATGCCAGGATCTTACGCACCAAGCCTGTAGAGTCTATGCTGGAAGGGGCCGGTGGATCCGCAGCTCACAGTACCAAACTGGCACGGGTGCTTACAACGGTGGATCTGGTTTCACTTGGGGTCGGAAGCTGTGTTGGAACAGGAATGTATGTGGTTTCTGGACTGGTCGCTAAAGAAATGGCGGGGCCTGGAGTCATTGTGTCCTTTATAATAGCAGCCGTGGCATCAATATTATCAG GTGTCTGTTACGCTGAATTTGGAGTTCGTGTCCCCAAAACCACCGGTTCTGCCTATACATACAGCTACGTCACTGTTGGAGAATTTGTGGCATTTTTCATCGGATGGAATTTAATCTTAGAGTATCTGATCGGTACAGCAGCCGGTGCTAGTGCGCTCAGCAGTATGTTCGATTCCCTCGCAAATCACTCTATCAGCCACTGGATTATAAGTAGTGTTGGGACATTAAATGGATTGG gtaAAGGAGAAGAATCGTATCCAGATCTTCTTGCTTTGGTCATTGCCGTTATCGTGACAATAATCGTCACCCTTGGAGTAAAAAATTCAGTTGGATTTAATAACGTGTTGAATGTAATTAACTTGGCGGTGTGGATCTTCATTATGATAGCAGGCCTGTTTTTCGTCAATGGAAAGAACTGGTCGGAAGGAAATTTTCTTCCTCACGGATGGTCGGGG GTACTAAAAGGTGCTGCGACTTGCTTTTATGCGTTCATAGGGTTTGACATCATAGCAACCACAGGGGAAGAAGCAAAGAACCCTAATACTTCTATTCCATATGCCATCACTGCCTCATTGATCACCTGTTTGACAGCATATGTCTCT GTAAGTGTTATATTAACGTTAATGGTGCCATACAATATGATTGATTCCGAATCCCCGTTAATGGAGATGTTTGTCGCCCATGACTTCTACACAGCTAAATTCATTGTGGCGATAGGATCTGTGGCTGGGCTCACGGTCAGTCTTTTTGGCTCGCTGTTCCCCATGCCCAGGGTCATTTATGCAATGGCTGGAGATGGACTTTTGTTCAG GTTTCTGTCACATGTCAGTTCATATACAGAAACTCCAGTGGTGGCATGTATTGTCTCTGGATTTTTAGCGGCTCTCCTTTCTCTGTTGGTCAGTCTCCAGGATCTCATAGAAATGATGTCAATTGGCACTTTGTTAGCATACACTCTGGTGTCTGTTTGCGTCTTATTATTACGCTACCAACCTGAGAGTGACATTGATGGGTTTGTAAAGTTTCTTTCTGAAGAGCACACAAAAAAGAAGGAAGGGATTCTTGCGGATTGTGAGAAGGAAGCTTGCTCACCAATGAGCGATGGAGAGGAATTCAGTGGCCCAGCTACCAACACTTGCGGTGCGAAGAATCTACCATCCCTTGGAGACAACGAAATGCTAATTGGTAAATCAGATAAGTCTAATTACAATGTAAACCACCCAAATTACGGAACAGTTGATATGACATCAGGAATAGAGGCAGATGGGTCTGAAAACATCTACCTTATCAAGCTGAAGAAACTTATCGGACCACGATATTATACATTGAGAATTCGTCTTGGATTGCCTGGCAAAATGGATCGCCCAACCGTAGCTACTGGTCGTACAGTCACCATCTGTGTTATGCTTCTGTTCATCTTGGCCTTCATCTTCTGCTCATTTATTATCTTTGGTGCAGACTACGTGTATGACCAAGTATGGTGGGCTGTCCTTTTAGTAGTTTTTATGGTACTTCTAATCTTTGCCTTGGTTTTTGTAATCTTACAACAACCAGAGAACCCAAAGAAGTTGCCTTACATGGCACCATGTGTCCCATTTGTGCCTGCTTTTGCCATGCTGGTAAACACATATCTGATGCTGAAACTATCGTCCATTACATGGATCCGATTTGCTGTCTGGTGTTTTGTAG GTTTGCTGATTTACTTTGGTTATGGGATGTGGAACAGTACGTTAGAAATCAGTGCTAGAGAAGAAGTGCTTCATCAGAGCACCTATCAGCGCTATGATGTAGATGACACCTTCTCCGTAGATGAAGGATACTCTTATGCTCCCGAAGGAGAAAAAACCCAGGACTGGGAAAATACTGAAAGCAAAGGTTATTACTATCAGCATTCTGCAGAGGCTCAGGACAGCGCCTGGACAAACAGCAGATCCAAAAGCAAAGGGAGACATAAACAGGACTCGGATGCGCTGATCGCCAATGATGAGCTTGACTACTCtgcagagtaa